The Halostagnicola larsenii XH-48 DNA segment GGTCGGCGGTGTTCATGTCGGCCTTTTGATTGGGGAGATACCTGAGCCTGAGAAACGGCCGGAGCCCGACGCGCTCGAGTTCTTCCAGCGCGTCGAGGTAGTCCTCGCGGTCGTAGTCGGCGGGACGGTCGGGTTTGATTCGGTTCTCGGGGTCGTCGGTCAGACACAGCCGGTAGCTGTACGCCTGAATTCGGTGGTCGCCGGTGCCGGTGCTCTTCGGATGTATCTCCGAGATGCCCGCCGGGTGCGGGACGAGATCGAGGGGTCCCTGTCGCTTCTCGGTCGGCGTGTCGAGCGGGCCACGCCGGTCGGCGGGGGCCGAGGGATCTACGCCTTCGCCGACCGCCTCTTGGGGGTAATACCGGTCGCCACGAGTTCGAGTGTACAGCTCACCCGCGAACTGTTCGTCGTACTCCGTCCTGCTCTCGCGCCCGAGTCGATACGGGACGCCAGCCTTCGCGAGGAGGTCGCCCTCATAGGTGGCTTCCACGAACACCGACGCGGCGACGGTCACAGTCTCGTCGCCGTCGAACGACTCTACGGTCACGGAGTTGAGCGTTCTGTCGTTTCGCTCGACTGCGGTCGGGTAGTATCCCCGAAGTACGTCGAGTCGCGACTCATCGGCGACGAGCGCGTCGAAAATCTCCTCGGCGACGTGCGGTTCGAAGATGTAGCCCTGCTCGCACGCTTCGTACGCCGACGAGTCGGCCCCGAACTCGGTTCGGTAGTGGTCCCTGACCGCCGCCCGAAACTCGGCGAACACCGGAGACCGAGGTTTCATCATCAGGGTATCGGTGTAGCTCAGCCCCGAGGTCATCATGCCGCCGAGGTGATCGTTGTACGTGATCAAAAGCACGTCGTGACCCTCGCGCGCGGCCCTGATTCCAGCAGCGATTCCGCCAGGTGTACCGCCGAGAACGACGGTGGAGTAAGTTCGAGTCATCATTGAGAGTGTACGCGCCGGTCCACAACCGAGCATCGTCGCGTCGCTGGACCAGCCTACGACCCAACGTCGGAGAACGGACACATATACGTTTTCGTTGTGGCAGACCGTACCTCGAGGGTGCTGTCGGTTCGACCACCGGTTATACCCATAAATGGCGTGTGGCCATAGAAGGTTATATATAATAGAAGTATAGATTTGTGGCTGGAGATAACACACATGGTAGAACTTGCAGCGATAGGAATCCTCGTCGCATTTATCGTGTTCGGCGGCATGATGATGCGTGAAGTCATCCCGACATTCATCGCACTCGCCGGGATGGCAATCGCGATCAGCATCTTCGGCGGGCTTTCGCCGGAATTCATCCTAAACAACGTGATACAGGACGGATCGATGTACCTCGCCGACGCGATGATTGCGGCGGCGTTCGGCGGTACGCTCGGCGTCCTCGCCGAGAAGCAAGGCATCCTCGAAGACATGGTGAAGTCCGCCGCGGAACTGGGCGGCGACAGTCCGCTCGTGATGGCGACGGCGCTGTACACCGCGGTCGTGGTGGCGGCGACGAGTATCAGCGGACTGGGCGCATTCATACTGCTAGCAACCATCATCTTCCCCATCCTCATCAGCGTGGGCTTCCCGTCGAAAATCGCGGGCGGAATCACGCTACTCGCGTACGGTAACGGTGTAATGTTGAACCCGAGTAACTGGGTCTTCTACCGAGAGGTCACGGGCATTTCGCTCGACAGCGTCATCGTCTGGGCGCTCCCGGTCGCGGGCATCGCGTACGTGATGGGGATACTGTATGTCTTCCTGCAGGTACGCAAACCCGACGTTCGCGAGACGCTCGCGGAGACCGACGCCGACGTCGGGGCAACATCCACGCCGAAGTACGCGCTTCTGGCGCCGCTCATCCCGGTCGGACTCGTCATCGCCGACGTGATGAACGTCTACGCCGCGTTCATCGTGGGCATCGGGTTCGCGGCGGTGTTCAGCCAGCCGGGGCTGCAGGGGATTCGAAATCTCGGCCAGACGATGGGTCTCATTACTCAGAGTTTCCACGACGGCATCAAGCAGGTCGCGCCCGCAATCGCGCTCATGGTCGCCATCGGATGGCTGCTCGAAGCCGTCCTCGCCGACCCGATCTCCTCAACGATGGAACCCCTACTGATGCAAATCGTGCCCGAGAACATGGTGCTGTACGCCGTGGTGTTTTCCGTGCTCGCTCCGCTCGCGCTCTACCGCGGCCCGATGAACATCTGGGGGCTCGGTAGCGGCATCATCGGCGTGCTCGCCGCCATCGGCATCAACCCGCAGCTCATCACTACGACGGCCATCAGCGCGCTCCGCGTGCAGGCCCCCGGCGACCCGACCAACACCCACAATGCGTGGGCGGCGGAGGAACTCGATGTCAACGTCAACGACATCACGATGAACCTCCTGCCGTACATCTGGGTCATCGCCATCGGCGGTATCATCACCTCGGTCTACCTCTTCGGGCTGTAACCCCGATTCGACGGCTGCACTCGAGCCGACGACTGAACGTCGGCCGACGGTAGCCGCCGCTCTCCGGCGATTCCGGGACCGAACTGGACGGGCCGAATCGGTACCTATTTATTGTGGTCGAATATTTACCACAGATATGTCCTCAGTCCGCGTTGGAATCGATGTCGGTGGTACGTTCACCGACGCGGTCGCAATCGACAGCGAGACGTTCGACGTACTAGCGCAGACCAAAGTCCCCACGAGCCACGACGCCGACATCGGTGTAGCGGCGGGCATCGTGGCGGCGACCTCGGAACTCCTCGACTCGCTCTCGGCGTCGCCCGACGACGTGGTGTTCATCGCCCACGGCACGACGCAGGCCACGAACGCGCTGTTGGAAGGCGACGTGTCGAAGGTCGGAATCATCGGTCTCGGAAAGGGTATTCAGGGCCGCCGGGCCCGCTCGGAGACGAACCTCGAAGACATCGAACTCGGTGACGGGCAGGCCATCGAGACTACCCACGAGTACCTGAGCATCAAGGACGGTCTCGACGCCGACGAGGTGCGGACGGCCCTCGACCGATTTCGCGACGAGGGGGTCGAGGCAGTCGTGGCGAGTCAGGCGTTCGGCGTGGACGACCCCGAGACAGAAGAGCGAGTGCGAGAAATTTCACAGGAGGTCGGACTCCCCGCAATCGGTGCGAACGTGGTCTCAAAACGATACGGGCTGAAGATTCGGACTCGAACCGCGGTGGTCAACGCCAGCATCCTGCCGCGGATGATAGCGACCTCGACCGCGACCGGCGAGAGCATCGAAGATTTCGGTATCGACACGCCGCTGATGATAATGCGGTCGGACGGCGGGGTCATGGGCATCGACGAGATGCAAAGCCGCCCGATCCAGACTATCCTCTCGGGACCCGCGGCCGGCGTGGCCGGCGCGCTCATGTACGAGAACGTCACCGACGGCATCTTCATCGACGTCGGCGGCACGAGCAGCGATATCAGCGTCATCGAGAAGGGCCAACCTAAGTGGAAGTCGGCCGAAATCGGCGGCCACTCTACGTTCCTCCGGACGCTCGACATCCGAACCGAAGGCGTGGCAGGCGGGTCGATGATTCGGGTCGAGGACGGTGAGGTGGTCCAGTCGGGACCACGAAGCGCGCACATCGCCGACCTCCCCTACGCCGCATTCGCCGACCCCGATGACATCAAGGACCCAAAACTCGTCCGGATAACGCCCAAGCCCGATGACCCGGAGTACGTCGGTATAGAGACCGCCGACGGCGACATGTACGCGCTCACGCCGAGCGGTGCGTCGAATCTCCTCGGACACCTCGATGAGGGCGACTACGCCGCCGGAAACCCTGAGGCTGCCCGTCTCGCGTTCGAACCACTGGCCGACGAGCTCGGCGTCAGTGTCGAGACGGCGGCCCGGCAAGTCCTCGACGTGAGCATTCAGAAAATTGTCCCGGTCGTCGAGGAGGTCATCGACGAGTACGACCTCGACCCTTCGCTCCTCGAAATCGTCGGCGGGGGCGGTGGGTGCGGCGCGCTCGTGCCCTATCTCGGCGACGCAACAGCGTACGAGACTCGCCTTGCGGCGAACCACGAAATCGTCAGTACCGTGGGCGTCGGCCTCGCAATGGTGCGCGACGTGGTCGAGCGCAACGTCATGAACCCTTCGGAAGCCGAGATAGAACGAGTTCGCCAGGAGGCGGTCGATTCGGTCGTCGGGATGGGGGCGAATCAGGAGACGATCGGGACGACCATCGAGTACGACGACGCGGAGAACCTGCTGCGGGTCGAAGCCGAGGGCTCGACCGAGCTCCAGACCCGCGAGATGGGGCAAACCGAGGTCAGCGACGCCGAGAGACGCGATATCGCGAGCACGAGCCTCGACGTACCGACCGACGCCGTCGACGTGGCCGAAGCCACCGAGGGTCTGTTCGTCTACGAGGCCATCGAGTCGACCCCGCGGCTGTTCGGCCTGCTGACCAAAGAGCGGACCCTCGTCTCGGTCGTGGACAACACCGGCGTCGTCAAGCTAAAGCTACAGGACGCGTCGGTGTACGCCACGGCGAAGGCAAACCTCGCTGATGCGATCGAACGCGTCCTCGACAAGGAGTCGGTGTACAGCGGTTCGACCACCAGACTGCCCAACATCTACATCTGTCACGGCAATCAGATACTCGACGCGAGCGGCATGTCGGGTCGAGACCAGATTCGGTCG contains these protein-coding regions:
- a CDS encoding citrate transporter; its protein translation is MVELAAIGILVAFIVFGGMMMREVIPTFIALAGMAIAISIFGGLSPEFILNNVIQDGSMYLADAMIAAAFGGTLGVLAEKQGILEDMVKSAAELGGDSPLVMATALYTAVVVAATSISGLGAFILLATIIFPILISVGFPSKIAGGITLLAYGNGVMLNPSNWVFYREVTGISLDSVIVWALPVAGIAYVMGILYVFLQVRKPDVRETLAETDADVGATSTPKYALLAPLIPVGLVIADVMNVYAAFIVGIGFAAVFSQPGLQGIRNLGQTMGLITQSFHDGIKQVAPAIALMVAIGWLLEAVLADPISSTMEPLLMQIVPENMVLYAVVFSVLAPLALYRGPMNIWGLGSGIIGVLAAIGINPQLITTTAISALRVQAPGDPTNTHNAWAAEELDVNVNDITMNLLPYIWVIAIGGIITSVYLFGL
- a CDS encoding hydantoinase/oxoprolinase family protein; the protein is MSSVRVGIDVGGTFTDAVAIDSETFDVLAQTKVPTSHDADIGVAAGIVAATSELLDSLSASPDDVVFIAHGTTQATNALLEGDVSKVGIIGLGKGIQGRRARSETNLEDIELGDGQAIETTHEYLSIKDGLDADEVRTALDRFRDEGVEAVVASQAFGVDDPETEERVREISQEVGLPAIGANVVSKRYGLKIRTRTAVVNASILPRMIATSTATGESIEDFGIDTPLMIMRSDGGVMGIDEMQSRPIQTILSGPAAGVAGALMYENVTDGIFIDVGGTSSDISVIEKGQPKWKSAEIGGHSTFLRTLDIRTEGVAGGSMIRVEDGEVVQSGPRSAHIADLPYAAFADPDDIKDPKLVRITPKPDDPEYVGIETADGDMYALTPSGASNLLGHLDEGDYAAGNPEAARLAFEPLADELGVSVETAARQVLDVSIQKIVPVVEEVIDEYDLDPSLLEIVGGGGGCGALVPYLGDATAYETRLAANHEIVSTVGVGLAMVRDVVERNVMNPSEAEIERVRQEAVDSVVGMGANQETIGTTIEYDDAENLLRVEAEGSTELQTREMGQTEVSDAERRDIASTSLDVPTDAVDVAEATEGLFVYEAIESTPRLFGLLTKERTLVSVVDNTGVVKLKLQDASVYATAKANLADAIERVLDKESVYSGSTTRLPNIYICHGNQILDASGMSGRDQIRSLVDIELESLPDDQRVVVIGQRP